A window of the Bacillus andreraoultii genome harbors these coding sequences:
- a CDS encoding Hsp20/alpha crystallin family protein: MDIEKVKKWLDLTNQYRMQDDWVKVFSHYPPKHFFEHNNNPFPKIDIYQDELTNIIIVEIPGVRQEDIQLFLKTNRELMIKGKINFLFPNWIQIKKERYLGEFERIIQLPEPTETHLINPVYQSGILQVTYPRATGDTNQF, translated from the coding sequence TTGGATATAGAAAAGGTAAAAAAATGGTTAGATTTAACGAATCAATATCGTATGCAAGATGATTGGGTAAAAGTTTTTAGTCATTATCCACCGAAACATTTTTTTGAACATAATAATAATCCATTCCCGAAAATTGATATTTATCAAGATGAGCTAACAAATATAATAATTGTTGAAATACCAGGAGTACGTCAAGAAGATATTCAATTGTTTTTAAAAACAAATAGAGAATTAATGATTAAAGGTAAAATAAACTTCTTATTTCCAAATTGGATACAAATTAAAAAAGAACGATATTTAGGTGAGTTTGAACGAATCATTCAACTTCCGGAACCAACAGAAACACACCTTATTAATCCAGTTTATCAGTCCGGTATACTTCAGGTAACGTATCCAAGGGCAACGGGTGACACAAATCAATTTTAA
- a CDS encoding spore germination protein gives MQTVINLYYLKINSISGNASITIGDATHNSHTSNIKSQGVNSSFGDTSPTEAMMENVFIDPDVNDQSDLGNVDSTNVGSPWGFPMGEI, from the coding sequence ATGCAAACGGTTATTAATTTGTACTATTTAAAAATCAACAGTATATCAGGTAATGCTTCAATAACAATTGGTGATGCAACTCATAATAGCCATACATCCAATATTAAGTCACAAGGTGTTAATTCTTCATTTGGAGATACCTCGCCAACAGAAGCGATGATGGAGAATGTTTTCATTGATCCCGATGTTAATGATCAGTCTGATCTAGGTAATGTTGATTCGACAAATGTAGGGAGTCCATGGGGCTTTCCAATGGGGGAGATTTGA
- a CDS encoding aldo/keto reductase has protein sequence MKNIKLGKSDLYVPNIVLGCMGMWNLSVNDATKVINNALDLGINFFDHADIYGSGQSEEIFSEAIQMNSSIREKIILETKVGIRKDANGNGYFDFSKEHILNAVDGSLKRLKTEYIDILLLHRPDALIEPEEVAEAFNYLEESGKVRYFGVSNQNPLQIELLKKYVKQELIINQLQLSVMHTGMIDAGLNVNMTNDVGINRDGSILDYCRLNDITIQAWSPFRYGQFEGFFIDNEKFPRLNSKLEEIGGKYGVDKSTIAVSWILRHPARIQTIVGTMRPDRLTSIAKASDTVLTREEWYDIYRSAGNDLP, from the coding sequence TTGAAGAATATAAAATTAGGAAAAAGTGATCTATATGTACCAAATATTGTTTTAGGCTGCATGGGAATGTGGAATCTTTCTGTGAATGACGCTACAAAGGTTATTAATAATGCACTTGACTTAGGGATTAATTTTTTTGATCATGCAGATATATACGGTTCTGGTCAATCAGAAGAAATCTTTTCTGAAGCAATTCAAATGAATTCTTCCATTCGTGAAAAAATCATACTGGAAACAAAAGTGGGTATTCGTAAAGATGCAAATGGAAACGGTTATTTTGATTTTTCAAAAGAACATATATTAAACGCTGTAGATGGAAGTTTAAAACGGCTAAAAACAGAGTATATTGATATACTTTTACTACATCGCCCAGATGCACTTATCGAACCAGAAGAGGTTGCAGAAGCTTTTAACTACTTAGAGGAAAGTGGGAAGGTCCGTTATTTCGGGGTTAGTAATCAAAATCCATTACAAATTGAATTACTAAAAAAATACGTCAAACAGGAATTAATCATTAATCAATTGCAGTTAAGTGTTATGCATACAGGGATGATTGACGCTGGCTTAAATGTTAATATGACAAATGATGTAGGAATTAATCGTGATGGCTCTATTCTAGATTACTGTCGTTTGAATGATATCACGATCCAAGCATGGTCACCATTTAGATATGGTCAATTTGAAGGATTCTTTATTGATAATGAAAAATTCCCGAGATTAAATTCAAAATTAGAAGAAATTGGTGGGAAATATGGGGTAGATAAATCAACTATAGCAGTCAGTTGGATTTTACGCCATCCCGCAAGAATTCAAACGATAGTGGGGACCATGCGTCCTGATCGATTAACAAGTATTGCAAAAGCATCAGATACCGTATTGACTAGAGAGGAATGGTATGATATCTATCGTTCTGCTGGAAACGATTTGCCATAA
- a CDS encoding putative bifunctional diguanylate cyclase/phosphodiesterase: MAYHDQLTDLPNRRQFEATVETIINKYQEKKKSFGIIFIDLDRFKHINDTLSHKGGDELIIAVAKRLTRLKRKNDLVARQGGDEFTYLAKEITSKNDMELIARQILQALSSPYTINENELFVTCSIGIAMFPDDGKTIDELMKHADVAMYQAKENGKNGYSFYNKSSRIGSKPFILEHDLHSAIEKDELVLHYQPQVECSTGKVFGVEALLRWNHSKFGLIPPNEFIPIAEETGLIVTIGEWVLKTACIQAKIWNDIGFNIKVGVNLSPRQVKQSNLIEKVHMIINETGIQPHLLDLEITETIAMNHINFVAPYLKRFRQSGIKISIDDFGTGYSSLAYLANLPIDTLKIDRAFIDKIGKDSGNEAIIATIISLAKNLKLSVIAEGVETREQAFFLNKLGCSNIQGYLISKPLPSEELTRLIVKSIGLEKEKYKQER, from the coding sequence ATGGCCTACCATGATCAATTAACTGATCTACCTAATCGAAGACAGTTTGAAGCAACAGTTGAAACGATCATAAATAAATATCAGGAAAAGAAGAAATCTTTTGGTATTATATTTATTGATTTGGATCGTTTCAAACATATTAATGATACTCTAAGTCATAAAGGTGGCGATGAATTAATTATCGCTGTTGCCAAACGACTTACTAGATTAAAAAGAAAGAATGATCTCGTTGCTCGACAAGGCGGGGATGAATTTACGTATTTAGCAAAAGAAATTACTAGCAAAAATGATATGGAATTAATTGCTCGTCAAATCCTTCAAGCATTAAGTTCGCCGTATACGATTAATGAAAATGAATTATTCGTAACATGTAGCATTGGAATTGCTATGTTTCCTGACGATGGAAAAACCATTGACGAATTAATGAAACATGCAGATGTAGCAATGTATCAAGCAAAAGAAAATGGGAAAAATGGGTACAGTTTTTACAATAAATCAAGTAGAATTGGTTCAAAACCTTTTATTCTCGAACATGATTTACACTCTGCGATTGAAAAAGATGAACTTGTCTTACATTATCAACCACAAGTTGAATGTTCTACCGGAAAAGTGTTTGGCGTTGAAGCACTCCTACGTTGGAATCATTCAAAATTTGGATTGATCCCTCCGAATGAATTTATTCCGATTGCAGAAGAGACAGGTTTAATTGTAACTATTGGTGAATGGGTTTTAAAGACTGCATGTATTCAGGCAAAGATTTGGAATGATATTGGTTTTAATATTAAAGTAGGTGTGAATTTATCTCCACGCCAAGTTAAACAATCCAATCTTATAGAAAAGGTCCATATGATTATAAACGAGACAGGCATACAACCTCATTTATTAGATTTAGAAATTACTGAAACAATTGCCATGAACCATATTAATTTTGTTGCTCCTTATTTGAAAAGGTTTCGTCAAAGTGGTATCAAAATATCAATTGATGATTTTGGAACAGGATATTCTTCTTTAGCTTATTTAGCTAATTTACCAATCGATACATTAAAAATCGATCGTGCATTTATTGATAAGATCGGGAAAGATTCAGGAAACGAAGCTATTATTGCTACAATCATTTCTCTTGCAAAGAATTTAAAATTATCCGTTATTGCAGAAGGTGTTGAAACGAGGGAACAAGCTTTTTTCCTTAACAAGCTTGGTTGTTCTAATATTCAAGGTTATCTCATAAGTAAACCCCTTCCAAGTGAAGAATTGACCAGATTAATAGTAAAATCAATAGGGCTAGAAAAAGAAAAATACAAACAAGAAAGGTAA
- a CDS encoding spore germination protein has translation MPYQINILNIKVNGNTQNANIDIGPTVHNSHTSNTKFYGANFSQGDLSPTFSQMNTGNLDADVSDQDQNANPSLPNTIQL, from the coding sequence ATGCCTTATCAAATAAACATTTTAAATATTAAAGTAAACGGGAATACCCAAAATGCAAATATAGATATAGGTCCTACTGTTCATAATAGTCATACATCAAATACAAAATTTTACGGAGCAAACTTTTCACAAGGAGATCTTTCTCCAACATTTTCCCAAATGAATACTGGAAATTTAGATGCGGATGTAAGTGACCAAGACCAAAATGCAAATCCATCTTTACCAAATACAATCCAGTTATAA